In the genome of Chlorogloeopsis sp. ULAP01, the window GAGGCAGAAAAACTCTCTGACTATTTAGAGGAATTTGAAACCTACGTCTCAAATAATGGTCAGTATATTCCAAATTATGGCGAACGCTACCGGAACTCTGAACGTATTTCTAGCTCGTTTGTAGAATCTACCGTCAATCAAGTGATTAGCAAACGATTCGTTAAAAAACAACAAATGCGGTGGACTCCTGGATGTTGTCATCTCCTAATCCAAGTCCGAACTAAAGTTTTAAATGATGAGTGGGTTAGCAAATTCCAGCAATGGTATCCCGGATTTAGAGTTGATAGCGAACTGGCAATACGCTAAAGCATTATGCTTTAAAATACACAATATAAAGGTAATTAAAATTACTTCATTAGCACAGATTTCTGTAGAATACTGGCTTGGTTTTTATGTCTTTTTGCTTACCAACTTTCGTGTTTAAGTTGGTAAAATCAGCTTGTATACCCCAAGCTTTTTAGGAGTTTGGGTCATGGTCAAGCAGCCCGTCCAACTACCAAAAGTTGGTAAAACAGAAAAACAAGAGCGTCAATCGCCTAACTCTCGCAAATACTCCTCAGTCAGGACTAGGGAGTATTTGTTACCAGAAGAAGTTGAGTTGATGCGGTCAGCAATCAGAAAATCAAAGGGTCGCCACGCTCATCGAGACTCAACCTTAATTTTGTTGATCTACCGCCACGGATTGCGAGTGGCAGAGGTGGCATCTCTGCGCTGGGAGCAAATAGATTGGAACGGTGGTACAATTTACGTGAGGCGAGTCAAAAAAGGTACGCCCTCGGTTCAACCACTTTCCGGGCTGGAGATTCGTTCTCTCCGTCAGCTGCAACGAGATTATCCTGTTAGTCCCTACATTTTCCAGTCTTCTCGACGTAGCCCGTTGGCACATGATACGATCGCCGGCATTGTTGAGCGGGCTGGTGAATTAGCTGGTTTACCTTTAAGAGTTCATGCTCATATGCTGCGGCATGGAACTGGTTATTATTTGGCGAATCGAGGCATTGATACCCGAACAATTCAGAGTTACTTGGGGCATAAAAATATTCAGCATAGCGTTCGTTACACCGAACTTGCATCTACCAAATTTCAAGGACTTTGGGATGATTAATATTTCAACTCCTTGGTTAATTCTTGCCCATCTCCCCCGAAATTTTTCGCTCTCCCAAATAGAAACTCGCGTGACAGTTGAACAACTGGAGTTGTCTACTTGGCGGCAAGTTTCGGCTGATGCGTTTATTGCGGCGTGGTCTACTGAAGTAGACGGCTTACCCAAGTTTACTACCGATTACCTTCATTTAGTCACTGGTATTTTATTGCCCATTTGGAAAATCTTGCCACAGCACAGCAGTCGAGTCTTTCGGCTACAAACTTCGGATGGTCAAAAGATACTCGGTCGAGTGGTGAATGCAGTAGATATTCAATCTGTGGCTGAACAACTCGGACTCAAGAATAAGTTATTGAGTCCAGCAGAACTAGTAACTTTAGTACTGAACGAAGGGTACTCCCAACAACTACCAGGGGGTGTAACCTTGCGACGTTCTTACATTGCTGGCGAACCTCGAATAGAGTTGGTTGATGCTTTGCCGTTAGCCGCTCGACTTGTGGCGAAGGGATGTTTCACTGAAATTATTCAATGGCGCAAGCGGGTATTCATTCCAGCTACCGAGAAAGCTGCATCAATTCTGGCTGCTGCGATCAAAATTCTCGGTTGAAAATTTGAGCCACTCTACCTACAAGAGTGGCTTATTTTTTCGGCTAGGTAAATGCACCTTCATCTTCAGCCATAAGGTGTAGGACACTTCTTCAGTACAATCATTAGAGTTGCCAGGGATGAAGACAGAAAGTCAAGGAAAGGGTATGATTGACCATGACCGCCTCTTCAAAGAATTGCTATCTACGTTTTTTATTGAGTTTCTTGATTTATTCTTGCCTCAAGTAGTCAGCCAAATCGACCGTGATTCCATTCAATTTTTACCCCAAGAAGTCTTCACTGATGTCACCTCTGGAGAGAAGAAGGAAATTGATTTACTGGTGCAGGTACGTTATCAGCAGCAGGAAACTTATTTTTTAATTCACGTTGAAAATCAGTCGTACACTAAAACAGCATTTGCGAGGCGGATGTTTAAGTATTTTGCTCGCTTACATGAAAAATATGATTTACCGATTTACCCAGTTGTGATTTTCTCGTTTGATGAACCAAAGCGCCTTGAACCTCAAAATTATCGCGTTACGTTTCCCGATTTAAACGTACTGGAATTTCAATTTGCTGCCATTCAATTGAACCGTTTAAGTTGGCGAGATTTTCTCACGCAGCCAAATCCGGTGGCCGCAGCATTGATGGCAAAGATGAATATTCCCAAGGAGGAACGTCCCCAGGTAAAGGCGGAATGTTTGCGATTGCTGGCAACGTTAAAATTAGATCCAGCACGGATGCAACTAATTTCGGGGTTCGTTGATACGTATTTGCAGCTGGATGTGATCGAAGAGCAAGCTTTCCAAGCGACTATCGATACAATGGGGTTAACTGAGCGGGAGGAAATCATGGAAATTGTAACTAGTTGGGAACAAAAAGCTGCCCAAAAAACAAGAGAAGAAATTGCACTAAATTTACTGCGCGAGGGGATGGCAACTGAAGCAATTGTGCGAGTAACAGGGTTAACTGTAGAGCGAGTTATTCAGTTACAGGCACAGTTAACTCAAGAGAATTAATGTGCCTGCGGACAATACCCCTGGTGGGGTGAGCCGATTGTGCTTGCATATCAAATTTCCATCCCGTGTCCCTCTTGGTCTTGGCTAAAACTTTGTCGAGTTCGCTATTAGCTCGCTCAAAAGCTTGTATTAATTCAGGTGTGACTCGATTAGTTTGTACTTGACCTGATTGTACGTCCAAAACAACCTCTCCATTTTTATGAGCAATTATCAAATCTTTCTGCTGGGTGTTAAAGGTTAGATCGTAAACTTTACCTTTAAGTTGGGTAAAACCATCCTGTTTAACTTCTCCCCAAACCATACCTACTCTTTGAGCAATTTGAGTTAGTCGGCTAATAGAGTTAAATTCTTCTGTGTCTTGATTCATTGCTGCCAATGCTTGATCTGGCAATTGCTCACCTAACTTAAACTGATGGGCTACTTCCACAATCCTTTGTTTGTAGTCCTCTGATTTACCTAATTTGTCGGCGGCACTATACCAGTCTCTCAAGTGGTCAATAGTTAGCGATTGAGTTTCAACACTATTAACGGACAAGGGCGGCGGATGCTGATTCTCCACATCTTCTGTAATGTAGGGATGAGAAGAGAGCGAAGTTGGTGGGATCAAATATTTAGATCTATCAGGCAGTGATTTGATTTTATCCTCATACTGAATTTGTGAGGAGATCGCATCCCCAAACTTAAGAGTCATGGCATTAGCCACCAATTCAGGAATGGAGGAATTTACCAAGTTAAAAACAGCTAGTCCCTTTTGAGTTTCTAATGGCACATCTTCTGCTGGCACAGATGCGATCGCTATATTTTGTTTGAGTAACCATTTGCTTACAGTCTCAACTTTGTGGTTATCCACTGCCATCTGCACGATCCCCAGCATTTTATCTTCTGGAGTAGCAAATAGAATTGTGGGTCGTTCTTTGATTTTTTGCAGGATTGGCGCTGTTTTTTCTATTGCCTCCTGCTGTTGGGAACTCACTAATTGTGTCCCAAAGGGTTGAGTTTCTTTCGTCCAAACTTCAGGGTATTGGATAGTGTCTGGGTCAATCTTCACCACCATTGTTGTGGAGAAATTGCTGGTAAGTGTTGCTTGTACTGGGGTCAGCTTGCCAAATTGTAGAACCCCAACTCTTTCAATGCTTGTTTGTCCTTCTTAAAATGCAGCACTCCTAGCGGCTTCCCGTTTAGAAATACCGCATCTGTTATTTTGGATGGTGGTACTTCTAGGCTAACTTTTCTATATTCTTGGTCGTTGAATATTTGACCTTGATAGTCATAATGATTAATTTTATTGATTTTAAGTAAATTGCCGTTGGGCAAAGATGCGATCGCAAATGCGTTTTCGTTACTGTCGGCGATAGTGGTTAGTTTGAGGTTGAGGGGATTGCCATCTTTAATATAGTTAAAGCAGTCAAGTTGCTTAACTGAATCAGCATCCAGTTCTCCGAGTGTTTTATCATCAAGTTTAATTTTGACAGCATGATTTGGGACGCTGACTGTACCAATCTCTAAAGTCACCGATTCGCCATTAAAAGTTTGTCCGGCACCTTGAAACTTCTTGATTTCTCGGATCGTAAACTCTACGGCTGATTTCCCTGTCATAGAGATAGTAGCCTTCGCGGTGTAGGTTTCCCCTGGTACGATAT includes:
- a CDS encoding tyrosine-type recombinase/integrase — translated: MVKQPVQLPKVGKTEKQERQSPNSRKYSSVRTREYLLPEEVELMRSAIRKSKGRHAHRDSTLILLIYRHGLRVAEVASLRWEQIDWNGGTIYVRRVKKGTPSVQPLSGLEIRSLRQLQRDYPVSPYIFQSSRRSPLAHDTIAGIVERAGELAGLPLRVHAHMLRHGTGYYLANRGIDTRTIQSYLGHKNIQHSVRYTELASTKFQGLWDD
- a CDS encoding Rpn family recombination-promoting nuclease/putative transposase, yielding MKTESQGKGMIDHDRLFKELLSTFFIEFLDLFLPQVVSQIDRDSIQFLPQEVFTDVTSGEKKEIDLLVQVRYQQQETYFLIHVENQSYTKTAFARRMFKYFARLHEKYDLPIYPVVIFSFDEPKRLEPQNYRVTFPDLNVLEFQFAAIQLNRLSWRDFLTQPNPVAAALMAKMNIPKEERPQVKAECLRLLATLKLDPARMQLISGFVDTYLQLDVIEEQAFQATIDTMGLTEREEIMEIVTSWEQKAAQKTREEIALNLLREGMATEAIVRVTGLTVERVIQLQAQLTQEN